TCTTGCTCAGAGGCAACCGCTGCCGCCCGACGCATTTCCGCTTTTGCTTGGGCGACCACTTTATCTGCTTCTGCCTGCTTTACCTGTAGCTTGGCGCCGACGTTTTCACCAACATCTACATCAGCAATATCCACCGACAGAATTTCGAATGCGGTACCGCTATCCAGTCCTTTCCCAAGGACTACTTTAGAAATGCGATCGGGATTTTCCAAAACATCTTTGTAGGACAGGGAGGAACCAATAGCCGTAACAATGCCCTCTCCGACACGTGCAATAATAGTCTCTTCAGTAGCTCCACCTACAAAACGATCGAGGTTGGAACGCACTGTCACCCGCGCACGCACCCTTACCCCGATACCGTCACATGCAACAGCATCGATAGTCGCCTTCCCGGTAGAAGGACTAGGACAATCAATCACCTTTGGATTAATGCTGGTACGTACAGCTTCCAACACAGTTTTGCTAGTCCCCTTTATAGCAAGATCGATAGCGCAGGCACGATTAAAACTCAGGGTAATATCGGCTTTATCTGCAGCGACGAGGGCAAGTACGATGTGGGTCACGTTGCCACCTGCTAGGTAGTGAGCTTCCAGCAAATCAGTATCCGCCTCCAAACCAGCCTTAAGGGCCGTGATACGGTTGTCCACGATAAGTCCCACCGGCACTCGTCTCAATCTCATTCCAATAAGCTTGGAAAAAGGAACTGAGGCGTCTGCAATTTTGGCACGTAACCACACCCCAAAAAAATTGGCGAGAACGAGGGAGAACAACAGTGTGAGGACAATTGTTGTAACCAGAAGGGTAGAAAAAAAGTAGGAGGAAATATCCATCGTTAACCCTTAGCCATTAGGCTCATATTCATCCGCGGCTCTTGCGAGCTTACCACAGCTCGACGCTTGTACAATCAGCTTTTGTCCGTTCTCAGCAATCACCGTGATAGATGAGCCAGCAGCGATAAAAGATCCGTCGCTTATAACATCTCGTCGCTTCCCCTCAACAAAAGCAATACCCGTAGGACGCAATGCAGAAAGAGCGACGCCACGAACCCCTATCATACGAGGACTGCTTGTCAAAGGGGATGAGAGGGATTCCCGATTGGAAATACACTTTCCAAGTGGGGAATGCGCAATGACTCTCAGCCACAGAAGGAACCCCATTGAACAAAGCATCCCCACTCCAGAAAAAATCCAGCTTCCCCAAACGGGGCCATATTCTGTGTATCCGAGTACCATTGCTGTAAGAAGCGCCACAAGTCCCAGAACACCCAGTATCATGCTGGAAAAAAGTACTTCCGCCGACAAAAGTGAAAAACCAATCAAGGTAAAGACAAGAACTGTGTACATACGAGTTATCCTAGTGCTTCCCGTTTCTGTTTCGGGGGAGCTGTAGAGAGAACCACCCCTCCCGGAGGGTACTCCAATAGTTGATTCTCATCCACTCTTAGATGCTCCCGATGTCGTGCAGAAAGGTACTTTGGTCTACTATCTACCACTCGTCCAACGAACAATTCCGAATTCCGCATCCCCGTGTGCAAGAGTGAGTAAACCTCTCACGTTCCCTCTCATCCCCTATACTCGTAACTTGTGACCTTCTCTCGCCTGTAATCGAGAAGAAGCCTGCCTGCTTCCTCGGTTTCAACACTGGGGACAAAGGTAATAGGAAAGAAGGCATAATGGAGAGCTGTCATCCACTGAAGGGGGAAAACAAGTGTCGACAACCGTTCCTTGGCAGTCAGGGATCTTTAAGCTGCCAACTTGCTCTCCAAGCACTCCTATAGCCTTCTCTCCTTGTGATTGGAAAGGCAACCCGAGAGCAGCCCAATCTACTATTGTACCCCCTTGATAAGGCATCGATCCTCTCTTCTTCAGATAGTAGCGGTCTTTACTCTGAAAGTACCTCCCCATAAACAGATCACCGCGAATCTCGCACACCCCTCTTAGTGCGGCAGGACTGTATCCTCTTCTTGGTCCACAATGCCTGAATTGCTTCGAACGCTGTTCGCTCTTTAACTATGTTCTCGGAAGAAGAAGGAGGCAGGCCTGTAGGCACCCAGGCACCACAGCAGCTATGTCTAAAGTTAGGGGCGTATTTAGGAGGTTGCCCAGAAAGAGCTGTCATGAATAAATTCTTAAATAGACTGCTAGGCTGCTGTCTTGTGGATCGTAAGCGCAGGATTGCTAAAAGAAGTATTGAACATTCCCTCTAATGAGGGTAACAGAACACCTAAAACTAACGGAACGCCTGGAACATGTCGTCTCTTCCAATACGGACTACCTTGCAGGGCAACTCTCAACCGCTGGGTTCCTTTGCTTGGACACTTTCTTCCGTAACAAGGAAAATCGTCGTCGCTCTTACTGGAATTATTCTTCTATCCTTCCTGTTCGGGCATTTGTTGGGAAACTTGACTGTGTATATGGGACCTGGCTGGACTAACAGCTATGGGAAGCATCTACGAGATTTTTGGCCTTTCCTCTGGATGGTTCGGATCGTTCTGTTAGTGGCAGGCTTCTTTCATGTCTATTTCGCCGCGGTCCTATGGAGGAGAGCTGCAAAGGCTACTATTAAAAATGTTTTTCGCACACACATTCAAACAAAGTTCTTTAACCGTACAGTACGGCTGAGCGGGGTCAGCGTCTTTATCTTTGTCTTGTTTCATCTTTGCCATTTCACATGGGGGCTTGTGCAGCCTGCGTATGCACATTTAAAGACCCCTGAGGGGGAACGTGATATCTTCAGCATGGTTGCTCATGGATTTCGTAATCCCTTCATTGCCTGGCTATACGTTATTGGGCTTTTCCTGCTTACTCTCCATCTAAGTCACGGTGTTGGAAGCCTCTTCCAAACATTGGGCATTTCCAACCGAAAGTTTCAGCCAATCTTTTGTGCTGCTGGCCATTTCGTTGCATGGACGCTTTTTGCGGGTTATATCTCTATCCCTCTCTCCATTCTATTTTTTGGGCTAGGTGGTGACTGCATAAGATGACAAGATGACGCTGGATCCGAAAATCCCTGGGGGGCCCCTTGAAGAAAAGTGGGCCTTGTTCAAGGATACCACAGAGCTGATAAGTCCTGCCAATAAGCGCAAGTTAAAGATACTAGTGGTGGGAAGTGGTCTAGCCGGGGCTTCAGCAGCAGCAACATTGGGTGAACAGGGGTATCAGGTGAGGTGTTTTTGTTATCAAGATAGCCCCAGGCGTGCTCACAGCATTGCAGCTCAAGGGGGGATCAATGCCGCAAAAAACTATCAAAACGACGGCGACAGTGTCTTTCGCCTCTTTCACGATACTATCAAAGGCGGGGACTTCCGGTCACGCGAGGCCAATGTATATCGTCTTGCTGAGGTAAGTACGTTCATTATTGATCAATGTGTTGCACAGGGGGTTCCCTTTGCCCGCGAGTACAGTGGACTTTTGGCCAATCGCTCTTTCGGGGGGGCTCAGGTCTCCAGGACCTTTTATGCCCGTGGCCAGACTGGACAACAGCTCCTGCTAGGTGCCTATCAAGCGCTACAGCGCCAGATTGCCTTAGGGCAGGTTAAGATGTTTCCGCGCACAGAAATGCTCGACCTAGTTTTGGTGGGTGGACATGCTAAAGGCATTGTCGTACGCGACCTTGTGACTGGAATAGTAGATAGCCACGCGGCTGACGCAGTGCTCCTCTGCACCGGTGGATACAGCAATATTTTCTACCTTTCAACAAATGCGAGGGGCTGCAATGTGACCGCTACATACAGGGCTTACAAGCGGGGCGCCTTGTTTGCTAATCCCTGTTACACTCAAATCCATCCCACCTGTATCCCTGTTAGTGGAGATTACCAGTCTAAGCTAACCCTCATGTCTGAATCGCTGCGTAACGATGGTCGAGTGTGGGTACCCAAAGACAAAGAGGATTGCCTCACTCCGCCTGGAGGCATTCCAGAAATCAAAAGAGATTACTATCTTGAGCGTAAATATCCCAGCTACGGCAACCTGGCTCCGCGCGACATTGCCTCCCGTAGTGCGAAGGAGGTCTGCGATGAGAAACGTGGAATTGGCCCAGGAGGCCTCGGCGTGTACCTTGACTTTAGTGACGCCCTGAGAAGATTAGGACGCTCCGCAATCGAGGAACGCTACGGCAACCTTTTCAAAATCTACAATAACATCACCGGTGAGGACGCTTATGAGTCTCCAATGCGCATCTATCCGGCGGCCCATTATACTATGGGTGGGCTTTGGGTAGACTATAATCTGATGAGTAACATTCCTGGTCTTTATGTCTTGGGAGAGGCCAATTTCTCTGACCATGGCGCTAATCGGCTCGGAGCCAGCGCGCTTATGCAGGGGCTCGCAGATGGCTATTTTATCATTCCCTATACTCTTACGGCTTATCTTGTTACTCAATTGGGAGTCCAACGTCCTTCGCCTGACCATCCTGCCTTTCGTGGAGCAGAACGCAAGGTGAATGCTCGCACTGCACAACTACTTTCTATCCGTGGGAATCGTTCAGCGGACTCTTTTCACCGTGAGTTAGGACTGCTCTTGTGGGACAATTGCGGCATGTCGCGTAGTTGCAAAGGCCTGCAGAGGGTTCTAGAGGAAATCCCTAAAATCCGCGAAGAATTCTGGAGGAATGCTAGTGTTCCTGGTGTTGGGGAAGGGTTTAATCAGTCTTTGGAAAAGGCTGGCCGCGTGGCTGATTTTTTAGAGTTTGGAGAGCTTCTTTGCTCTGACGCCCTCCACCGAGAGGAATCCTGTGGGGGTCATTTCCGCGTAGAGCACCAAACAGGTGATGGAGAAGCTCTCCGCGATGACAAGAATTATGCCTACGTGGCAGCATGGAAATTTAACGGGGAACACACCACCCCTTCTCTTATAAAGGAGCATCTCGTGTATGAGTCTATCCAGCTTAGCACACGAAGTTACAAATAGAGCCGCTATTTGCTGCAGCCATGAATTTTCACCTTAAAGTTTGGAGACAAGCTGGCCCAAACGCGTCCGGGAGGATGGTAGACTATGAGGCAAGGAACATTCCATCTAGGGCTTCGTTTCTAGAAATGCTAGACATTGTCAATGAAGAGCTTACTTCCAAGAGGGAGCTTCCTATCCAGTTCGATCATGATTGCCGGGAGGGAATCTGTGGGACATGCGGCCTGACAATCAATGGTATTCCGCATGGCTGTGGCCGTACAGGAGGCGAAACTACTTGTCAGCTTTATATGCGGAAATTTTCTGACGGTTCAACCATTTACGTCGAACCCTTTCGTGCCAGTTCATTCCCTGTTCTCTGTGATCTTTCTGTCGACCGCTCTGCATTCGACCGTATCATCCAGGTGGGTGGTTTCATTAGCGGACGATCTGGTTCCGCCTCGGATGCAAACGCTCATCCCATTCCAAAAGCTGACGCCGAATTAGCTATGGATGCTGCAGCATGCATCGGTTGCGGAGCTTGTGCGGCCGCTTGTCCAAATGGTTCCGCCATGCTCTTTGTCGCTGCAAAAGTGACACACCTAGAACTCCTACCGCAAGGGAGACTGGAAGCGCAGCAGCGTGTTCTCAATATGATACGTGCCATGGATGCCGAGGGGTTTGGAGGATGTTCCAACTTTTATGAATGTGAAGCCGTCTGCCCAGCAAGCATCCCAGTAGAATTTATCTCTAGAGCGAACCGCAGTCACACCATGGCATCCCTGAAAACAGCTATTGGTAATTTCTGAAAACCGTACGCTTACCTACTTTGTCTCCTTGTTTTTTTGAGGAGGAGAAAAAGAAATCTATAAAAATTATAGAAAAAACATTGGTTCCACCCTTCAAGTTGCCGACCTAGGTTCTCTCTATAGTATGAAAAAATACTGTGGCAATACCTGGTTTTCTCGTTCTGGTTGGTCTGTTGCGCGACATTGAGAGCCCGGAGCAATTCCATCTTCTTCTCTTTTAGGCCCCTTAGGTTTCTTTTTTCCATCTAGCCCCTGGTGCTGAACGTAGTTGTAAACCCTCTCCATCACCATTAGTGCAAGTTCGCGCAAGGACAAGGGGTGTAATTCACGCACTTACTCGAATGGATCAGACTAAGGCTATGGACCACGTGCCCGATGGCTACGATACTCTCGTCGGTTAACTGCCATCCGTGCCATGCCATTAATTTTACCGTAGGTGTTTTTGCCTTTGCGCTTTTCTAATCGTACACATCCCCCGATGGGGGTCAACGGCTCTGCTATTGCCCCTGGGTGGGTGCTTTCTCCCGAAAAGGCTGGCAAGAAGTTAGACGTTCAGCAGAAAGGGAAGGACGGTATAGCCCAGCGCCTTAGCAAAGATCAGCCGTCGTCATTCAAGGCACATAGTGCGGGGGTAGATCAGGGCGATAAGTTCCTGTGTATGGCTGGGCTTCTTTCTTCACTTCGGCTTGCTTCTTTTCCTCAGGGACCTGTCTTTGTTTTGATCGGTCAAATAGTGAGAAGAGATAGATGGATGGACATTTTGTTACCTATTCTGGACCGATTTCTTGCTGAAGATGTGCGCCTTATTATCCTGGGCAGTGTCCGGGACAAGGATGGATCTACACTTAGATTTGTTGCCCGAAAACATGTCTCCAAGTTCTCCTATTTGCAGGAATATGACAGCTTGCGAGTGCGCCACGTTATCAGAGGGTCTCACATGCTCTTAGCGCCTGCACCACTAGAGGAATTGGGTGGTACCCTTCTGACGCAGGCATTGAGGTGCGGAACTATTCCAGTCGCCTACGCCAAAAGGGACCTCCGCAGGCTAGTGCAGGAGTATGATGAGATCAGCAATACGGGATATGGATTTTTCTTTTATGATTCCACACCAAACGCGTTCTTGGATTCTATACGCCAAAGCATTGACATCTTTCACAAGAATGAGCTCTGGCAGAGCATGGTAGCCCGTGCCATACTTGCCGGTTCCTCTTAGGAATTTTCCGCAATACCGGCGGTTGCAAAGCTTTGTGCTTTTTGGGGCATCGGGTTTGGACACCACGTACCGGGGGGGAGCGTCTCCAGAATGTTTTCTCCCATCTTCCACTAGACCCTACCCTACCCAAGTCTTCGGAAAACTCTCGAAGGGGTAGAGGCCGGCTTGGCCTCGTAACACATCCACCGAGATGTCACTTCTTTCCTGGTCTGATCACACGGACCCCCAACACCTCTTCCACTCTGAACTGCGGAACATTTTGGAGGAGCATCTTACGTGGAGCAGGGGGAGAAGCAGGTCGACAGAGACGATTGCAACCCAGCTTAGGACTGTCTCCTGATGCCTCCTGGAAGAGGAGTTTACTTTCTATCTGACAGCTAGCGGAGGAACATCCGCAGCAGTCGACGCTTTAGCTAAAGGGGCCAACCCACTATACTTTCTGCCACTTTTTTTGACCATTCCGCGGGAGACAAGATTCTGGAGTTTTTCGTAAGCTCTTAAGCGCAACATCTCCTCACCACCACTCGCAGCATTTCGAGCACGTAATCTCTCGTGGACGATCTCAAACAGATGTTTGAACTCAAAGGTATCATTTCCTTTGAGAAGAGCAGCAACAAGCTCCTCTGTCACGAGGTCTGGAATCCGGCGAGAGAAAGCACTTTTTCTTTGCATAGGAGAGTACTCCGGAGTCTATCATGCTTGCGAAGAATATCCAGAAGAAATCTATTAATGCCGAGCTTAGTGGCGTCATCCAGAATGATGCTCTCCATCTTGTCGGGAAGCGGCACCATGAGGCAATTGTTTATCAATTTCTGAACGGAGGACCTATCCATCATCCTTATTGCCAACTCTAGATATCAATGGCATTGTCTGCCTTTGCTCTAACAAAGCAACGAGACCCCGCCACACCATACCCTCTCCATGCCTCCTCATCGATCAGAATACATTCTGGCAGGAGATATTGGCGGCACGAAGTGTATCATCGCCCTCTTTAGTGTGGACCATAATAAAACAGGAAAACACCTAGTGCTACTAAGAACCCGCCGATATCCAAGCGCCTCCTATCCGCGCCTAAACACAATCTTGCGTGGATTTCTCTTTAGAGAGACCTATCCCATTCAGGCGGCATGCTTTGGAGTGCCTGGGCCTGTCCGTAAAGATGAGGTTAAATTGAGCAACCTACCTTGGAGTATTCACAGCCAGGAAATTGCAGAGGAGTTCTCTATCCCCTCGGTGCATCTTATTAATGACTTAGCCGCAAATGCGCATGGAATCACGGAACTGAAACTCTCTGATTTCCTGACCATTCAGGAAGGCAATCTTGAACTGAATGCTAGTAACCGTTGTGTCATTTCCCCTGGAACGGGGCTGGGTGAGGCTGGCATCTACTGGGACGGAAAACGCCATCAGGTTTGGGC
This DNA window, taken from Candidatus Xiphinematobacter sp., encodes the following:
- the floA gene encoding flotillin-like protein FloA (flotillin-like protein involved in membrane lipid rafts); this encodes MDISSYFFSTLLVTTIVLTLLFSLVLANFFGVWLRAKIADASVPFSKLIGMRLRRVPVGLIVDNRITALKAGLEADTDLLEAHYLAGGNVTHIVLALVAADKADITLSFNRACAIDLAIKGTSKTVLEAVRTSINPKVIDCPSPSTGKATIDAVACDGIGVRVRARVTVRSNLDRFVGGATEETIIARVGEGIVTAIGSSLSYKDVLENPDRISKVVLGKGLDSGTAFEILSVDIADVDVGENVGAKLQVKQAEADKVVAQAKAEMRRAAAVASEQEMKAKTQEMRAKVVEAEAQVPRAMAEAFRSGNLGVFDYLRMKNLQSDTHMREAIAESPLSEGNKQ
- a CDS encoding NfeD family protein; translated protein: MYTVLVFTLIGFSLLSAEVLFSSMILGVLGLVALLTAMVLGYTEYGPVWGSWIFSGVGMLCSMGFLLWLRVIAHSPLGKCISNRESLSSPLTSSPRMIGVRGVALSALRPTGIAFVEGKRRDVISDGSFIAAGSSITVIAENGQKLIVQASSCGKLARAADEYEPNG
- a CDS encoding succinate dehydrogenase cytochrome b subunit, yielding MSSLPIRTTLQGNSQPLGSFAWTLSSVTRKIVVALTGIILLSFLFGHLLGNLTVYMGPGWTNSYGKHLRDFWPFLWMVRIVLLVAGFFHVYFAAVLWRRAAKATIKNVFRTHIQTKFFNRTVRLSGVSVFIFVLFHLCHFTWGLVQPAYAHLKTPEGERDIFSMVAHGFRNPFIAWLYVIGLFLLTLHLSHGVGSLFQTLGISNRKFQPIFCAAGHFVAWTLFAGYISIPLSILFFGLGGDCIR
- a CDS encoding fumarate reductase/succinate dehydrogenase flavoprotein subunit, translating into MTLDPKIPGGPLEEKWALFKDTTELISPANKRKLKILVVGSGLAGASAAATLGEQGYQVRCFCYQDSPRRAHSIAAQGGINAAKNYQNDGDSVFRLFHDTIKGGDFRSREANVYRLAEVSTFIIDQCVAQGVPFAREYSGLLANRSFGGAQVSRTFYARGQTGQQLLLGAYQALQRQIALGQVKMFPRTEMLDLVLVGGHAKGIVVRDLVTGIVDSHAADAVLLCTGGYSNIFYLSTNARGCNVTATYRAYKRGALFANPCYTQIHPTCIPVSGDYQSKLTLMSESLRNDGRVWVPKDKEDCLTPPGGIPEIKRDYYLERKYPSYGNLAPRDIASRSAKEVCDEKRGIGPGGLGVYLDFSDALRRLGRSAIEERYGNLFKIYNNITGEDAYESPMRIYPAAHYTMGGLWVDYNLMSNIPGLYVLGEANFSDHGANRLGASALMQGLADGYFIIPYTLTAYLVTQLGVQRPSPDHPAFRGAERKVNARTAQLLSIRGNRSADSFHRELGLLLWDNCGMSRSCKGLQRVLEEIPKIREEFWRNASVPGVGEGFNQSLEKAGRVADFLEFGELLCSDALHREESCGGHFRVEHQTGDGEALRDDKNYAYVAAWKFNGEHTTPSLIKEHLVYESIQLSTRSYK
- a CDS encoding succinate dehydrogenase/fumarate reductase iron-sulfur subunit; the protein is MNFHLKVWRQAGPNASGRMVDYEARNIPSRASFLEMLDIVNEELTSKRELPIQFDHDCREGICGTCGLTINGIPHGCGRTGGETTCQLYMRKFSDGSTIYVEPFRASSFPVLCDLSVDRSAFDRIIQVGGFISGRSGSASDANAHPIPKADAELAMDAAACIGCGACAAACPNGSAMLFVAAKVTHLELLPQGRLEAQQRVLNMIRAMDAEGFGGCSNFYECEAVCPASIPVEFISRANRSHTMASLKTAIGNF